A single Micromonospora luteifusca DNA region contains:
- a CDS encoding sigma-70 family RNA polymerase sigma factor: MSDHDAQLLRALHDEHAEALYAHALRLVNGDRQRAEDLVQETLLRAWRHPESLDPRRGSVRSWLFTTARNLAIDAWRRRSTRVGEVFTDDLPEPPEVIDEAERAVEAWTVAEALNRLSPTHREVLVECFYQGRSVAEAASRLGVPPGTVKSRTHYALRSLRLVLAEMGVTG, from the coding sequence ATCAGCGACCACGACGCCCAACTGCTGCGCGCCCTGCACGACGAGCATGCAGAGGCGCTGTACGCCCATGCCCTGCGGCTGGTCAACGGGGACCGGCAGCGAGCCGAGGACCTGGTGCAGGAGACGCTGCTGCGGGCCTGGCGACACCCGGAATCACTGGACCCGCGACGCGGCTCGGTGCGGTCCTGGCTCTTCACCACCGCCCGCAACCTGGCCATCGACGCCTGGCGGCGGCGGTCCACCCGGGTCGGCGAGGTGTTCACCGACGACCTGCCCGAACCGCCGGAGGTGATCGACGAGGCCGAGCGGGCCGTGGAGGCGTGGACCGTCGCCGAGGCGCTGAACCGGCTCAGCCCGACCCACCGGGAAGTGCTCGTCGAGTGCTTCTACCAGGGACGGTCGGTGGCCGAAGCGGCGTCCCGCCTGGGCGTACCGCCAGGGACCGTGAAGTCCCGCACCCACTACGCGCTGCGGTCTCTACGGTTGGTCCTGGCTGAGATGGGAGTGACGGGATGA
- a CDS encoding IclR family transcriptional regulator: MRDPLAEPSDLIRSVSRALRVLESVGRAPKGLTVKQIARRCELTVATTYHLVRTLAYEGYVIRREDGTYIVGLEVADRYRELVTAFRGPPAVGETLRRAALDTGYSHYLGRFVGGQVALTAVAEGHRSPYLEDLVPGFDEGAHATALGKSLLATLTADQRHRYLREYGMRPFTTATLTTTETFEADLAAGDRRGMQLEMGQFRQGVACAAVLVAPDKDMERRVVLACALPASEMMTSARVVRAKLLTVARSVADGIAADA, translated from the coding sequence GTGCGCGACCCCTTGGCAGAACCTTCGGACCTGATCCGCAGCGTGTCCCGAGCGCTGCGGGTGCTGGAGTCGGTCGGTCGCGCCCCGAAGGGCCTGACCGTCAAGCAGATCGCCCGGCGGTGCGAGCTGACCGTGGCCACCACCTACCACCTGGTCCGCACGCTCGCCTACGAGGGCTACGTGATCCGTCGCGAGGACGGCACGTACATCGTGGGGTTGGAGGTGGCCGACCGCTACCGGGAGCTGGTGACCGCGTTCCGAGGCCCGCCAGCGGTCGGTGAAACGCTGCGGCGGGCCGCCCTGGACACCGGCTACAGCCACTACCTTGGTCGCTTCGTCGGCGGCCAGGTGGCCCTCACCGCGGTCGCCGAGGGGCACCGCTCGCCCTACCTGGAGGACCTCGTCCCCGGCTTCGACGAGGGAGCCCACGCGACGGCCCTCGGCAAGTCGCTGCTCGCCACTCTCACCGCGGACCAGCGCCACCGCTATCTGCGCGAGTACGGGATGCGCCCGTTCACCACCGCCACGCTCACGACCACCGAGACGTTCGAGGCCGACCTGGCCGCCGGCGACCGGCGCGGCATGCAGTTGGAGATGGGGCAGTTCCGCCAGGGGGTGGCTTGCGCGGCGGTGCTCGTCGCGCCGGACAAGGACATGGAACGCCGCGTCGTGCTGGCCTGTGCGTTGCCGGCCAGCGAGATGATGACCTCCGCCCGGGTGGTACGAGCCAAGCTGCTCACCGTGGCCCGCAGCGTCGCCGACGGCATCGCCGCCGACGCCTGA
- a CDS encoding MFS transporter — protein sequence MNNTVSTPEPTIARPQPIRASAGAVVTTVACVLPVFLLGGLAVQMGRDLGFSPAGLGLAVAVYFGVSALASVPSGRLVERYGPALVARCGIVLAAGSMLAVAALARSYPVLVGLLALSAAANALGQLASNTALAQHVPARRQGLSFGIKQAAIPVSTLLAGVAVPTIALTVGWRWAFVAAAVAALTTLPAVPRQLPGLARRAGATRVGRATAALVVIGAAATLASAAANALGTFLVDSAAARGLSPGLAGLTLTLGSAVCVAARVGAGWVADRRDTGHVALIAAMLVVGAGGLGLLALTGSVPLMVGVVLGFGLGWAWPGLMNFAVVRLHPQSPAAATSITQTGVYAGGCLGPLSLGPLAAHLGYPVMWTTAAVAMLLAAALMLVGSRLLTRVAAGASRSVDQLVRSAM from the coding sequence ATGAACAACACCGTCTCCACCCCCGAGCCGACCATCGCCCGGCCTCAGCCGATCAGGGCGAGCGCCGGCGCAGTCGTCACCACCGTGGCCTGCGTACTGCCCGTCTTCCTGCTCGGTGGTCTCGCCGTGCAGATGGGCAGGGACCTGGGCTTCTCCCCGGCCGGCCTGGGCCTGGCCGTGGCCGTCTACTTCGGGGTCAGCGCGCTGGCCTCGGTGCCCTCCGGCCGGCTGGTCGAGCGGTACGGGCCGGCCCTGGTGGCCCGCTGCGGCATCGTGCTGGCGGCCGGGTCGATGCTGGCCGTGGCCGCTCTCGCCCGGTCGTACCCGGTGCTGGTCGGGTTGCTGGCGCTCAGCGCCGCGGCGAACGCGCTCGGCCAGTTGGCCAGCAACACCGCGCTGGCCCAGCACGTGCCGGCCCGACGGCAGGGGCTCTCGTTCGGCATCAAGCAGGCCGCCATTCCGGTCTCCACCCTGCTGGCCGGCGTGGCGGTGCCCACCATCGCGCTCACCGTCGGCTGGCGCTGGGCGTTCGTGGCCGCCGCCGTCGCCGCGTTGACGACGCTGCCCGCCGTACCCCGGCAGTTGCCCGGCCTGGCGCGGCGGGCCGGCGCCACGCGCGTTGGCCGGGCGACGGCGGCGCTGGTGGTGATCGGCGCGGCGGCGACGTTGGCCTCGGCCGCCGCCAACGCGCTGGGCACCTTCCTGGTGGACTCCGCCGCGGCCCGGGGCCTGTCGCCGGGCCTCGCCGGCCTCACCCTGACGCTGGGCAGCGCGGTCTGCGTGGCGGCCCGGGTGGGTGCCGGCTGGGTGGCCGATCGTCGCGACACCGGTCACGTCGCCCTCATCGCCGCAATGCTGGTCGTCGGCGCTGGCGGCCTGGGCCTGCTCGCGTTGACCGGCTCGGTGCCGCTGATGGTCGGCGTGGTGCTCGGCTTCGGCCTGGGTTGGGCCTGGCCCGGCCTGATGAACTTCGCCGTGGTCCGGCTCCACCCACAGTCACCGGCCGCCGCCACCTCGATCACCCAGACCGGGGTGTACGCGGGCGGCTGTCTCGGCCCGCTGAGCCTCGGCCCACTCGCCGCCCACCTCGGCTACCCGGTCATGTGGACCACCGCAGCGGTGGCGATGCTGCTCGCCGCCGCTCTCATGCTCGTCGGCAGCCGCCTGTTGACCCGTGTCGCCGCTGGTGCGAGCCGGAGCGTGGATCAGCTGGTGCGGTCGGCGATGTAG
- the nuoL gene encoding NADH-quinone oxidoreductase subunit L, with the protein MEETVEYAQATGLLGGVWLLVAIPLLSAAVLLLLGRRADRWGHWLGVAAIGAAFVLGLSFFFQLRGLENKSVELSLWDFIAVGDLRVDFGLLFDPLAAVFVLLITGVGFLIHLYAVEYMAHDAGRRRFFAYFNLFVAAMLLLVLGNNYVMLYVGWEGVGLASYLLISFWYERPSAATAGKKAFLMNRVGDAGLAIAIFIMFATLGTTQYDEVFNGVGALTGATVLILGLLLLLGAAGKSGQFPLQAWLPDAMEGPTPVSALIHAATMVTAGVYLIARSNPIFSANSTLQLVVLSVGALTLLMGCIIGAAKDDIKRVLAWSTVSQIGYMFLGVGLGGGAYALAIIHLLAHGFFKANMFLGAGSVMHGMKDQVDIRRFGGLWKHMKITWLTFMMGWLAIIGFPGLSGYFSKEPIIASAFEREDWTAWLFGGAALLGAGLTAFYMTRLFVLTFHGPKRWTEDIEHPHESPKLMTIPLILLAAGSVAAGGLMVMNGGVASWLAPVLGEEAAGEAHGVLSHEVINILSLLVTALGAGLAWFLFRAGTATAPQPAGVLVTAARRNLYADAVNEAVFEKPGIFLTRALVYLDNRGIDGLVNGLAAAVGGGSGRLRRMQTGFVRSYATSILAGALLVMAAFLAVQAGWLA; encoded by the coding sequence GTGGAAGAGACTGTGGAATACGCCCAGGCCACGGGGCTGCTCGGGGGCGTCTGGCTGCTGGTGGCGATCCCGCTGCTCAGCGCGGCCGTCCTGCTGCTGCTCGGCCGGCGCGCCGACCGCTGGGGGCACTGGTTGGGCGTCGCCGCCATCGGTGCCGCGTTCGTGCTCGGCCTCTCGTTCTTCTTCCAGTTGCGTGGCCTGGAGAACAAGTCGGTCGAGCTGAGCCTCTGGGACTTCATCGCGGTCGGTGACCTGCGCGTCGACTTCGGCCTGCTGTTCGATCCGCTGGCCGCGGTCTTCGTGCTGCTGATCACCGGGGTGGGCTTCCTGATCCACCTGTACGCGGTGGAGTACATGGCGCACGACGCGGGCCGCCGCCGGTTCTTCGCGTACTTCAACCTGTTCGTCGCGGCGATGCTGCTGCTGGTGCTGGGCAACAACTACGTGATGCTCTACGTCGGCTGGGAGGGCGTCGGTCTGGCGTCGTACCTGCTGATCTCCTTCTGGTACGAGCGGCCGAGTGCGGCCACCGCAGGCAAGAAGGCGTTCCTGATGAACCGGGTCGGCGACGCTGGCCTGGCCATCGCGATCTTCATCATGTTCGCCACCCTGGGCACCACCCAGTACGACGAGGTGTTCAACGGTGTCGGCGCGCTGACCGGCGCCACCGTGCTGATCCTCGGTCTGTTGCTGCTGCTGGGCGCGGCCGGGAAGTCCGGTCAGTTCCCGCTGCAGGCGTGGTTGCCGGACGCGATGGAGGGCCCGACCCCGGTGTCGGCGCTCATCCACGCGGCCACCATGGTCACCGCGGGTGTCTACCTGATCGCCCGGTCCAACCCGATCTTCTCCGCCAACTCGACGCTCCAGCTCGTGGTGCTCAGCGTCGGTGCACTCACCCTGCTGATGGGCTGCATCATCGGTGCGGCGAAGGACGACATCAAGCGGGTGCTCGCCTGGTCGACGGTGAGCCAGATCGGCTACATGTTCCTCGGCGTCGGCCTCGGCGGCGGCGCGTACGCGCTGGCGATCATCCACCTGCTGGCACACGGGTTCTTCAAGGCCAACATGTTCCTGGGCGCAGGCTCGGTCATGCACGGCATGAAGGACCAGGTGGACATCCGGCGGTTCGGTGGCCTCTGGAAGCACATGAAGATCACCTGGCTGACCTTCATGATGGGCTGGTTGGCGATCATCGGCTTCCCGGGCCTCTCCGGCTACTTCTCGAAGGAACCGATCATCGCGAGCGCCTTCGAGCGGGAGGACTGGACCGCCTGGCTCTTCGGCGGGGCGGCGCTGCTCGGCGCCGGGCTGACCGCGTTCTACATGACCAGGCTGTTCGTGCTCACGTTCCACGGCCCGAAGCGGTGGACCGAGGACATCGAGCACCCGCACGAGTCGCCGAAGCTGATGACCATCCCGCTGATCCTCCTGGCGGCCGGGTCGGTGGCGGCCGGCGGGCTGATGGTCATGAACGGCGGCGTCGCCTCCTGGTTGGCTCCGGTGCTCGGCGAGGAGGCCGCCGGTGAGGCGCACGGGGTGCTGTCCCACGAGGTGATCAACATCCTGTCGCTGCTGGTCACCGCGCTCGGCGCGGGGCTGGCCTGGTTCCTGTTCCGGGCCGGCACGGCCACCGCGCCGCAGCCGGCCGGGGTGCTGGTCACCGCCGCCCGGCGCAACCTGTACGCGGACGCGGTCAACGAGGCGGTCTTCGAGAAGCCGGGCATCTTCCTCACCCGGGCGCTGGTCTACCTCGACAACCGGGGCATCGACGGGCTGGTCAACGGGCTCGCCGCCGCGGTCGGCGGTGGCTCGGGTCGACTCCGGCGGATGCAGACCGGCTTCGTCCGCTCGTACGCCACCTCGATCCTGGCCGGTGCGCTGCTGGTGATGGCGGCGTTCCTGGCGGTGCAGGCGGGGTGGTTGGCGTGA
- a CDS encoding PhoX family protein: MSDRPRLLPLLTGARHGTRDAMTCLYRCGNACDHPVPNTSDNAYFGDVVNAEVSRRGVVRAGAVGALVLGFGGAAAGALAGATPAMAAATTPDVPEAFSFGSPSTAVGNGALTFKPIPPNKLDTLVVPNGYDHAVVIKWGDPVLPGAPEFNLHHQTAAAQSKQFGYNNDFVGVLPLDKQGKRALLVVNHEYTNEDLMFPGFPGLDGLSVEQVRTAMAAHGMSVVELERVAGTGQWKPVDNGRRPYNRRVTALSTKFDLTGPAAGSAWVKTAADPKGRTVVGTLNNCAGGVTPWGTVLSGEENFNQYFVGADAAPAELKPKLDRYGISTASRYPSGSRKWERADERFDLAKHPNEAHRFGWIVEIDPFDPESRPRKHTAMGRFKHEGANVIVAKDGHMVAYMGDDERFDYLYKFVSDKKFMKGNSWAARKHNLTLLESGTLYVAKLDQTSAAEIDGSGKLPADGAFNGRGRWIKLVSGNRSFVDGMTAADVLTFTRLAGDKVGATKMDRPEDVEPSLLTGKVYVALTNNTDRGKADKAAADEANPRNANKHGQILELVEDRGDNAAETFAWSLPIVCGDPTDPSTFFAGYDKTRVSPISCPDNVAFDATGNLWISTDGNALGSNDGLFATAVEGPERGHLKQFLTVPLGAETCGPFITGDNRSVFVAVQHPGEITGASVENPASNWPDGDYAKPGVVVTWRLDGGPVGS, from the coding sequence ATGAGCGACCGTCCCCGGCTGCTCCCCCTGCTGACCGGTGCCCGTCACGGCACCCGTGACGCCATGACCTGCCTGTACCGCTGCGGAAACGCCTGTGACCACCCGGTCCCGAACACCTCCGACAACGCGTACTTCGGAGACGTGGTGAACGCGGAGGTCTCGCGGCGGGGCGTCGTCCGGGCCGGTGCGGTCGGCGCGTTGGTCCTCGGCTTCGGTGGCGCGGCGGCCGGAGCGCTGGCCGGGGCGACGCCCGCCATGGCGGCCGCCACCACCCCGGACGTTCCGGAGGCCTTCAGTTTCGGTAGCCCCAGCACCGCTGTCGGCAACGGCGCGCTGACCTTCAAGCCGATCCCGCCGAACAAGCTGGACACCCTTGTCGTTCCGAACGGCTACGACCACGCCGTGGTGATCAAGTGGGGTGACCCGGTGCTGCCGGGGGCGCCGGAGTTCAACCTGCACCACCAGACCGCCGCGGCGCAGTCCAAGCAGTTCGGTTACAACAACGACTTCGTGGGCGTGCTGCCGCTGGACAAGCAGGGCAAGCGGGCGCTGCTCGTGGTCAACCACGAGTACACCAACGAGGACCTGATGTTCCCGGGCTTCCCCGGCCTGGACGGGCTCTCCGTGGAGCAGGTGCGCACCGCCATGGCCGCGCACGGCATGTCCGTGGTGGAGTTGGAGCGGGTCGCCGGCACCGGGCAGTGGAAGCCGGTCGACAACGGCCGCCGGCCGTACAACCGGCGGGTCACCGCGCTCAGCACCAAGTTCGACCTGACCGGCCCGGCGGCCGGCTCGGCCTGGGTGAAGACCGCCGCGGACCCCAAGGGTCGTACGGTCGTCGGCACGCTGAACAACTGCGCCGGTGGCGTGACCCCGTGGGGCACCGTGCTCTCCGGTGAGGAGAACTTCAACCAGTACTTCGTCGGCGCGGACGCCGCTCCGGCCGAGCTGAAGCCGAAGCTGGACCGCTACGGCATCAGCACCGCCAGCCGCTACCCCAGCGGCAGCCGCAAGTGGGAGCGCGCCGACGAGCGCTTCGATCTGGCCAAGCACCCCAACGAGGCGCACCGGTTCGGTTGGATCGTCGAGATCGACCCGTTCGACCCGGAGAGTCGCCCGCGCAAGCACACCGCGATGGGCCGGTTCAAGCACGAGGGCGCGAACGTGATCGTCGCGAAGGACGGTCACATGGTCGCGTACATGGGCGACGACGAGCGGTTCGACTACCTCTACAAGTTCGTCTCGGACAAGAAGTTCATGAAGGGCAACTCCTGGGCTGCCCGCAAGCACAACCTGACCCTGCTGGAGTCCGGCACGCTCTACGTCGCGAAGCTCGACCAGACCAGCGCCGCCGAGATCGACGGCTCGGGCAAGCTCCCCGCCGACGGCGCGTTCAACGGCCGCGGTCGCTGGATCAAGCTGGTCAGCGGCAACCGGTCGTTCGTCGACGGGATGACCGCCGCGGACGTGCTCACCTTCACCCGGCTCGCCGGTGACAAGGTCGGCGCGACCAAGATGGATCGCCCTGAGGACGTCGAGCCGAGCCTGCTCACCGGCAAGGTGTACGTGGCGCTGACCAACAACACCGACCGGGGCAAGGCCGACAAGGCAGCCGCCGACGAGGCCAACCCGCGCAACGCCAACAAGCACGGGCAGATCCTGGAGCTGGTCGAGGACCGCGGCGACAACGCCGCCGAGACCTTCGCCTGGTCACTGCCGATCGTCTGCGGCGACCCGACCGACCCGTCGACCTTCTTCGCCGGGTACGACAAGACCAGGGTCTCCCCGATCTCCTGCCCGGACAACGTCGCCTTCGACGCCACCGGCAACCTGTGGATCTCCACCGACGGCAACGCGCTGGGCAGCAACGACGGTTTGTTCGCCACCGCTGTGGAGGGCCCGGAGCGGGGTCACCTCAAGCAGTTCCTGACCGTGCCGCTCGGCGCGGAGACCTGCGGGCCGTTCATCACCGGCGACAACCGTTCGGTCTTCGTCGCGGTACAGCACCCGGGTGAGATCACCGGCGCCTCGGTGGAGAACCCGGCCTCGAACTGGCCCGACGGCGACTACGCCAAGCCGGGCGTGGTGGTCACCTGGCGCCTCGACGGCGGCCCGGTGGGAAGCTGA
- a CDS encoding polyprenyl synthetase family protein codes for MVDSVVNPAGERSGASGSGGRRGRASTSQFGAVGLNLVDPRVEASVLGVLDTVEVELRASVASADPFVTEAARHLVEAGGKRFRPLLVALGAQFGDPRDPQVVPAAVVMELTHLATLYHDDVMDEAAVRRGAPSANSRWTNSVAILVGDYLFARAADIAADLGPEAVRLQARTFARLVHGQIAETVGPRVGDDPVTHYLNVIAEKTGSLIATSARFGGMFGGAPAQHVEALAGYGETIGVAFQLSDDLLDIASESVQSGKTPGTDLREGVPTLPVLYARAADDADASSTRLREILATGPLTDDALHAEALGLLRESPALKRARETVRSYAEDARARLAPLPQGPSRQALESLCDYIADRTS; via the coding sequence ATGGTTGATAGCGTGGTGAATCCGGCGGGCGAGCGTTCAGGTGCCTCCGGCTCCGGCGGTCGGCGGGGTCGGGCGAGCACGAGTCAGTTTGGCGCGGTCGGTCTCAACCTCGTCGACCCTCGTGTCGAGGCGTCGGTGTTGGGTGTACTGGACACGGTCGAGGTCGAGTTGCGGGCCAGTGTGGCCAGCGCCGACCCGTTCGTCACCGAGGCTGCCCGGCACCTTGTCGAAGCCGGCGGGAAGCGCTTCCGGCCGCTGTTGGTGGCGCTCGGTGCCCAGTTCGGTGACCCCAGGGACCCGCAGGTTGTCCCGGCCGCCGTGGTGATGGAGCTCACTCACCTCGCCACCCTCTACCACGACGACGTGATGGACGAGGCTGCCGTCCGCCGGGGCGCCCCGAGCGCGAACTCCCGCTGGACCAACTCGGTCGCCATCCTGGTCGGCGACTACCTCTTCGCCCGCGCGGCGGACATCGCCGCCGATCTGGGCCCCGAAGCGGTCCGGTTGCAGGCGCGCACCTTCGCCCGGCTGGTGCACGGCCAGATCGCCGAGACCGTGGGTCCGCGCGTCGGCGACGACCCGGTGACCCACTACCTGAACGTGATCGCGGAGAAGACCGGCTCGCTGATCGCCACGTCCGCCCGCTTCGGGGGTATGTTCGGTGGCGCCCCCGCACAGCACGTCGAGGCCCTCGCCGGGTACGGCGAGACGATCGGGGTCGCCTTCCAGCTCTCCGACGACCTCCTGGACATCGCCTCGGAGTCGGTGCAGTCGGGCAAGACGCCCGGCACGGACCTGCGCGAGGGTGTTCCGACGCTGCCGGTGCTCTACGCCCGCGCGGCGGACGACGCCGATGCGTCCTCGACGCGTCTGCGGGAGATCCTGGCGACCGGCCCGCTGACCGACGACGCGCTGCACGCGGAGGCGTTGGGGCTGCTCCGGGAGAGCCCGGCGCTCAAGCGGGCCAGGGAGACCGTTCGCAGTTACGCCGAGGACGCCCGTGCGCGCCTGGCCCCGCTGCCGCAGGGCCCGTCCCGCCAGGCCCTCGAATCGCTCTGCGACTACATCGCCGACCGCACCAGCTGA
- the nuoN gene encoding NADH-quinone oxidoreductase subunit NuoN, translating to MTELKLPSIDYAAIAPILIMLGTALLGVLVEALVPRRLRHVVQLTLALLAVLAALTMVVLNADERMITAGQALAVDGPTLFLQGAILVLAAMALLLMGDRTVERGGAFVAQAAVTAESADDRRQAEGRNGLTEVYPLATFAIGGMLIFVAANDLLTMFIALEVFSLPLYLLCALARRRRLLSQEAAMKYFLLGAYSSAFFLFGVALIYGFTSGIPGRTAGVDFATIHAAVSESPASKVLLFAGMALLSIGLLFKAAAAPFHVWTPDVYQGAPTPVTGFMAACTKVAAFGALLRVFHVAFADAAWDFTPVLGAVAVLTMLVGAVLAVTQTDIKRLLAYSSIANAGYLLVGVLAPGRDGLSGTMFYLVAYGFSVLAAFAVVTLVRDADGEATHLSRWAGLGRRSPFFAGLFTFILLAFAGIPLTSGFTSKFAIFGPALDGGQAWLVIAGVLTSMVLAFPYLRVVVMMWLSEPGESTPTVTVPGGLTAAALMIGVLATLVLGVAPAPLLDLATGAAEFVR from the coding sequence GTGACCGAGTTGAAACTGCCGTCGATCGACTACGCGGCGATCGCTCCGATCCTGATCATGCTGGGCACCGCCCTGCTCGGCGTGCTGGTCGAGGCCCTCGTGCCCCGGCGCCTGCGGCACGTGGTGCAGTTGACGCTGGCTCTGCTGGCGGTGCTCGCGGCACTGACCATGGTGGTGCTCAACGCCGACGAGCGGATGATCACCGCCGGCCAGGCCCTCGCGGTTGACGGGCCGACGCTGTTCCTCCAGGGCGCGATCCTGGTGCTGGCCGCGATGGCGCTGCTGCTGATGGGCGACCGCACGGTCGAGCGGGGCGGGGCGTTCGTCGCCCAGGCCGCGGTGACCGCCGAGTCGGCCGACGACCGGCGGCAGGCCGAGGGGCGCAACGGCCTCACCGAGGTCTACCCGCTCGCCACCTTCGCGATCGGCGGCATGCTGATCTTCGTGGCGGCGAACGACCTGCTGACCATGTTCATCGCGCTGGAGGTCTTCTCCCTGCCGCTCTACCTGCTCTGCGCGCTGGCACGTCGCCGGCGCCTGCTGAGCCAGGAGGCGGCGATGAAGTACTTCCTGCTCGGCGCGTACTCCTCGGCGTTCTTCCTGTTCGGCGTGGCTTTGATCTACGGCTTCACCTCCGGCATTCCGGGCCGTACGGCCGGCGTCGACTTCGCCACCATCCACGCGGCGGTGAGCGAGTCTCCGGCCAGCAAGGTGCTGCTCTTCGCCGGCATGGCACTGCTCTCGATCGGCCTGCTCTTCAAGGCCGCGGCGGCACCGTTCCACGTCTGGACCCCCGACGTCTACCAGGGTGCGCCGACCCCGGTCACCGGCTTCATGGCGGCCTGCACCAAGGTCGCCGCGTTCGGTGCGCTGCTGCGCGTCTTCCACGTCGCGTTCGCCGACGCCGCCTGGGACTTCACGCCGGTTCTCGGCGCGGTGGCGGTACTGACCATGCTGGTCGGTGCGGTGCTCGCGGTCACCCAGACCGACATCAAGCGGCTGCTCGCGTACTCCTCGATCGCCAACGCCGGCTACCTGCTGGTCGGTGTGTTGGCACCGGGCCGGGACGGGCTCTCCGGCACGATGTTCTACCTGGTCGCGTACGGCTTCTCGGTGCTGGCCGCGTTCGCGGTGGTGACTCTGGTGCGCGACGCCGACGGGGAGGCCACCCACCTGTCCCGCTGGGCCGGGCTGGGCCGACGGTCGCCGTTCTTCGCCGGGCTGTTCACCTTCATCCTGCTCGCCTTCGCCGGTATCCCGCTGACCAGCGGCTTCACCAGCAAGTTCGCCATCTTCGGGCCGGCGCTGGACGGTGGTCAGGCCTGGCTGGTGATCGCCGGTGTGCTGACCAGCATGGTGCTGGCGTTCCCGTACCTGCGGGTCGTGGTGATGATGTGGCTCTCCGAGCCGGGCGAGTCCACCCCGACCGTCACGGTGCCCGGTGGACTCACCGCCGCCGCGCTGATGATCGGTGTGCTGGCCACTCTGGTGCTGGGCGTCGCCCCGGCACCGCTGCTCGATCTGGCCACCGGAGCTGCCGAATTCGTTCGTTGA
- a CDS encoding NADH-quinone oxidoreductase subunit M produces the protein MSNFPFLSVLTVAPLVGALVVAFLPRSRPDLAKQVAFAWSLLVLVLSVAMWVSFNAGGDRFQFRESYSWIPNWGVSFTFAADGIALVMLMLIAVLVPLVILASWHDAESSKRSVPVYFALLLVLECTMIGVFAAADVFLFYVFFEVMLVPMYFLIGSYGGHQRQYAAVKFFLYSLVGGLFMLAAVIGLWVVGGKTFDWQALSQVDISTGTERWLFLGFFLAFAIKAPFFPFHTWLPDAGGAAPAGAAALLVGVLDKVGTFGILRYCLPLFPEASKWFAPWALALGVIGIVYAALLAVGQNDLKRLVSYTSIAHFGFIGVGIFAFTTQAGTGAVLYMLNHGLATGLLFLVVGMLISRRGSSLISDFGGAGKLVPVLAGVLFFAGLASLALPGTAPFISEFLVLIGTFTVNKPVAVIATLGIILAAAYVLWMVQRTTQGTLNPALTEVDGMRRDLNLREKVVVAPLIALIVLLGFFPKPVTDVINPAVQATMDDIGRTDPAPSVGGTVQEAGR, from the coding sequence ATGTCCAACTTCCCGTTCCTCTCGGTGCTCACCGTGGCGCCACTGGTGGGCGCCCTGGTGGTGGCCTTCCTGCCGCGCAGCCGGCCGGACCTGGCCAAGCAGGTGGCGTTCGCCTGGTCGCTGCTGGTGCTGGTGCTCTCGGTGGCGATGTGGGTCAGCTTCAACGCCGGCGGTGACCGGTTCCAGTTCCGCGAGTCGTACTCGTGGATCCCGAACTGGGGCGTCAGCTTCACCTTCGCCGCCGACGGCATCGCGCTGGTGATGCTGATGCTGATCGCGGTGCTGGTGCCGCTGGTGATCCTGGCGTCCTGGCACGACGCGGAGTCGTCGAAGCGGTCGGTGCCCGTCTACTTCGCACTGCTGCTGGTCCTCGAGTGCACGATGATCGGCGTCTTCGCCGCCGCCGACGTCTTCCTGTTCTACGTGTTCTTCGAGGTCATGCTGGTCCCGATGTACTTCCTCATCGGCAGCTACGGCGGACACCAGCGGCAGTACGCGGCGGTGAAGTTCTTCCTCTACTCCCTCGTCGGCGGCCTGTTCATGCTGGCCGCGGTGATCGGGCTGTGGGTGGTCGGCGGAAAGACTTTCGACTGGCAGGCGCTGTCGCAGGTCGACATCAGCACCGGCACCGAGCGGTGGCTGTTCCTCGGCTTCTTCCTCGCGTTCGCCATCAAGGCTCCGTTCTTCCCGTTCCACACCTGGCTGCCCGATGCCGGTGGCGCGGCCCCGGCGGGTGCCGCGGCGCTGCTCGTCGGTGTGCTCGACAAGGTCGGCACGTTCGGGATCCTGCGCTACTGCCTGCCGCTGTTCCCCGAGGCGTCGAAGTGGTTCGCACCGTGGGCGTTGGCGCTGGGCGTGATCGGCATCGTCTACGCCGCGCTGTTGGCGGTCGGTCAGAACGACCTCAAGCGTCTGGTGTCGTACACCTCGATCGCGCACTTCGGCTTCATCGGGGTGGGCATCTTCGCGTTCACCACGCAGGCCGGCACCGGTGCGGTCCTCTACATGCTCAACCACGGTCTGGCGACCGGCCTGCTGTTCCTGGTGGTCGGCATGCTGATCTCCCGGCGTGGCTCGTCGCTGATCAGTGACTTCGGTGGCGCCGGCAAGTTGGTTCCGGTGCTCGCCGGGGTGCTCTTCTTCGCCGGTCTCGCCTCGCTCGCGCTGCCCGGGACCGCGCCGTTCATCTCCGAGTTCCTGGTGCTGATCGGCACCTTCACGGTGAACAAGCCGGTGGCGGTCATCGCCACGCTCGGCATCATCCTGGCCGCGGCGTACGTGCTGTGGATGGTGCAGCGCACCACGCAGGGCACGCTCAACCCGGCGCTGACCGAGGTCGACGGCATGCGCCGGGACCTCAACCTGCGCGAGAAGGTCGTGGTCGCCCCGTTGATCGCACTGATCGTGCTGCTCGGCTTCTTCCCCAAGCCGGTCACTGACGTGATCAACCCGGCCGTCCAGGCGACCATGGACGACATCGGCAGAACCGACCCGGCCCCGTCCGTGGGCGGCACCGTCCAGGAGGCAGGCCGGTGA